In Polaromonas sp. JS666, one genomic interval encodes:
- a CDS encoding transglutaminase-like domain-containing protein encodes MHTTLIDLLLEYEVGSPSHFLFNIEAAFHEGHHVLQERLTITPSMKVRNFCDERSGNRFIRLDAPKGMLSVNYHARVRLIAVPVPLHLDETPVSGVPDDVLRYLMPSRYCESDSMSRAAQQLFGDLPPGIGRVRAVENWIHDSIAYLPGCTSSTTTARDVFVQRAGVCRDFAHLGITLCRALNIPARLVVGYVHFDEPPQDFHAVFEAWLEGRWVLFDPSHLAPIDRLVRVGTGRDAKDVAFATIFGNVQMLRKELIVDEGELLPDTPPGSHPPMLSLVST; translated from the coding sequence ATGCACACCACCCTGATCGATTTGCTGCTCGAGTATGAAGTCGGCAGCCCGTCGCATTTTCTTTTCAACATCGAGGCCGCGTTTCACGAGGGGCACCATGTATTGCAGGAGCGGCTGACGATCACGCCGAGCATGAAGGTTCGCAATTTTTGCGACGAGCGCAGCGGCAACCGCTTCATACGCCTGGACGCGCCCAAGGGAATGCTGTCCGTCAACTACCACGCCCGGGTGCGGCTGATTGCCGTGCCCGTGCCCCTGCATCTGGACGAAACGCCGGTGAGCGGCGTGCCCGATGATGTCTTGCGTTACCTGATGCCCAGCCGCTACTGCGAGTCGGACTCCATGAGCCGCGCGGCGCAGCAGCTGTTTGGTGACCTGCCCCCCGGTATCGGCCGCGTGCGGGCGGTCGAGAACTGGATTCACGACTCGATCGCCTACCTGCCGGGTTGCACCTCGTCGACGACCACGGCGCGGGATGTGTTTGTGCAGCGCGCCGGCGTCTGCCGGGACTTTGCGCATCTGGGCATCACCTTGTGCCGGGCACTCAATATTCCCGCGCGGCTGGTGGTGGGTTATGTCCATTTTGACGAGCCGCCGCAGGATTTTCACGCGGTGTTCGAAGCCTGGCTGGAGGGGCGCTGGGTGCTGTTTGATCCCAGCCATCTGGCGCCCATAGACCGGCTGGTGCGCGTGGGAACGGGGCGCGACGCGAAGGACGTGGCCTTTGCCACCATTTTTGGCAATGTGCAAATGCTGCGCAAGGAACTGATCGTGGACGAGGGCGAATTGCTGCCCGACACCCCGCCGGGATCGCATCCGCCGATGCTTTCCCTGGTCAGTACTTAG
- the mnmG gene encoding tRNA uridine-5-carboxymethylaminomethyl(34) synthesis enzyme MnmG, with product MQSPYIYPQEFDVIVVGGGHAGTEAALASARMGCKTLLLSHNIETLGQMSCNPSIGGIGKGHLVKEVDAMGGAMALATDEGGIQFRILNSSKGPAVRATRAQADRILYKAAIRRRLENQPNLWLFQQAVDDLMVEGDRVVGAVTQVGIRFRSRTVVLTAGTFLDGKIHVGLNNYAAGRAGDPPAVSLSSRLKELKLPQGRLKTGTPPRIDGRTIDFSKCIEQPGDGMPGGTAGPVPVFSFMGGAIPHPQQMPCWITHTNERTHEIIRSGFDRSPMFTGKIDGVGPRYCPSVEDKINRFADKESHQIFLEPEGLTTHEIYPNGISTSLPFDIQYELVRSMAGMENAHILRPGYAIEYDYFDPRALKTTFETRAIGGLFFAGQINGTTGYEEAAAQGMFAGINAALQCRALGGLPNDHGGAWLPRRDEAYLGVLVDDLITKGVTEPYRMFTSRAEYRLMLREDNADMRLTEKGRELGLVDDARWDAFSRKRDAVSRETERLRSLWVNPHNLPLAEAERVLGKSIEREYNLLDLLRRPDVNYAGLMSLEEGKYANPELAAEAAASDDLAKSVIEQIEITAKYAGYIDLQKTEVERAAHYENLKLPTDLDYLQVSALSFEARQTLARHRPETLGMASRISGITPATVSLLLVHLKKNLWKNTVPLKTTDTSTEKAQA from the coding sequence ATGCAATCGCCTTATATCTATCCGCAAGAATTTGATGTGATCGTGGTCGGTGGCGGCCATGCCGGCACGGAAGCCGCGCTGGCTTCCGCCCGCATGGGCTGCAAGACCTTGCTGCTCTCGCACAACATCGAGACACTCGGCCAGATGAGCTGCAACCCCTCGATTGGCGGCATTGGCAAGGGTCACCTGGTCAAGGAAGTCGACGCCATGGGCGGGGCGATGGCGCTGGCCACGGACGAAGGCGGCATCCAGTTCCGTATTCTGAATAGTTCCAAGGGCCCGGCCGTGCGCGCCACCCGGGCGCAGGCCGACCGGATTCTGTACAAGGCGGCGATTCGGCGCCGGCTGGAAAACCAGCCCAACCTCTGGCTGTTCCAGCAGGCGGTCGATGACCTGATGGTGGAGGGCGACCGGGTGGTGGGCGCCGTCACGCAGGTCGGCATCCGTTTTCGGTCCCGCACCGTGGTGCTGACGGCCGGCACATTTCTGGACGGCAAGATCCATGTCGGGCTCAACAATTACGCGGCGGGCCGGGCGGGCGATCCGCCGGCCGTGTCGCTGTCCAGCCGGCTGAAAGAGCTCAAGCTGCCGCAAGGCCGGCTGAAGACCGGCACGCCGCCGCGCATCGACGGCCGTACGATTGATTTCAGCAAATGCATCGAGCAGCCGGGCGACGGCATGCCGGGCGGAACCGCCGGGCCGGTGCCGGTGTTCAGCTTCATGGGCGGTGCTATTCCCCATCCGCAGCAGATGCCGTGCTGGATCACCCATACCAATGAGCGTACCCATGAGATCATCCGCTCCGGTTTTGATCGCAGTCCGATGTTCACCGGGAAGATCGATGGCGTGGGGCCGCGTTACTGCCCCAGCGTGGAAGACAAGATCAACCGCTTTGCCGACAAGGAAAGCCACCAGATTTTCCTGGAACCCGAAGGCCTGACCACGCACGAGATCTACCCCAACGGCATCTCGACCAGCCTGCCGTTTGACATCCAGTACGAGCTGGTGCGCTCGATGGCGGGTATGGAGAACGCCCACATCCTGCGGCCGGGCTATGCGATCGAATACGACTACTTTGATCCGCGGGCACTGAAGACCACCTTTGAAACCCGCGCGATTGGCGGGCTGTTCTTTGCCGGCCAGATCAACGGCACCACCGGCTATGAAGAAGCGGCGGCCCAGGGCATGTTTGCCGGCATTAACGCCGCGCTGCAGTGCAGGGCACTCGGTGGCTTGCCCAACGATCATGGAGGCGCGTGGTTGCCCCGGCGCGACGAAGCCTACCTCGGCGTGCTGGTCGATGACCTGATCACCAAGGGTGTGACCGAGCCTTACCGCATGTTTACCAGCCGGGCCGAGTATCGCCTGATGCTGCGCGAAGACAATGCCGACATGCGCCTGACCGAAAAAGGCCGCGAGCTGGGCCTGGTGGACGACGCCCGCTGGGACGCCTTCAGCCGCAAGCGCGATGCTGTTTCACGTGAAACAGAGCGGCTTCGCTCCCTCTGGGTCAATCCCCACAATCTGCCTTTGGCCGAAGCCGAGCGGGTGCTGGGCAAATCGATCGAGCGGGAGTACAACCTGCTGGACTTGCTGCGCCGCCCCGATGTGAACTACGCCGGCCTGATGTCGCTGGAGGAGGGCAAGTACGCCAACCCCGAACTGGCAGCGGAAGCGGCCGCGAGCGACGATTTGGCCAAAAGCGTGATCGAGCAAATCGAGATCACGGCCAAGTATGCGGGGTACATCGATCTGCAAAAAACAGAGGTCGAGCGTGCCGCGCACTATGAAAACCTCAAGCTGCCCACGGATCTCGATTACCTGCAGGTGTCGGCCCTGAGTTTTGAAGCGCGCCAAACCCTGGCCAGGCACCGGCCCGAAACGCTGGGCATGGCCTCGCGGATTTCCGGCATCACACCGGCGACAGTCTCGCTGCTGCTGGTGCATCTGAAGAAAAACCTGTGGAAAAACACGGTGCCCCTGAAGACAACGGACACCTCCACCGAAAAAGCCCAAGCCTGA
- a CDS encoding alkene reductase: protein MPSLFDPTQAGDIHLANRIVLAPLTRNRAPDAIPTSLMAEYYAQRASGGLLVTEATAISHQGQGYADVPGLYGTAQLDGWKEVTRAVHEAGGKIVVQLWHVGRVSHTELQPDGGQPVAPSAITARTKTVLLKDGAPTFVATSEPRALRADELPGIVHAYEAAARNAVETAGFDGVEVHGANGYLLDQFLKRGSNQRTDDYGGSIENRARLLLEVTRAVTGAIGGGRTGIRLSPVTPANDVHDADPQPLFDYVVRQLATLNLAYIHIIEGATGGPREIADRPFDYAALKTAYREAGGKGAWMVNNGYDQALAKQAVANGADLIAFGKPYIANPDLVERLRRNAPLNLPDQATFYGGGAKGYTDYPTL from the coding sequence ATGCCTTCTTTATTCGACCCCACCCAGGCCGGCGACATTCATCTGGCCAACCGCATCGTGCTGGCGCCCCTGACACGCAACCGCGCCCCCGACGCCATTCCCACCTCGCTGATGGCCGAGTACTATGCCCAGCGCGCCAGCGGCGGCCTGCTCGTCACCGAAGCCACCGCCATCAGCCACCAGGGCCAGGGCTATGCCGATGTGCCCGGGCTCTATGGCACTGCGCAGCTCGACGGCTGGAAAGAGGTGACCCGCGCCGTGCATGAGGCCGGCGGGAAGATCGTGGTGCAGCTCTGGCATGTGGGCCGCGTCTCGCACACCGAGTTGCAGCCGGACGGCGGCCAGCCGGTCGCGCCGTCCGCCATCACCGCCAGGACCAAGACCGTGCTGCTCAAGGACGGCGCGCCCACCTTTGTCGCCACCTCCGAGCCGCGCGCACTGCGGGCCGACGAACTGCCCGGCATCGTGCATGCCTATGAAGCCGCGGCGCGCAATGCGGTCGAAACCGCTGGCTTTGACGGCGTCGAAGTCCACGGCGCCAACGGCTACCTGCTCGACCAGTTCCTCAAGCGGGGCTCCAACCAGCGCACCGACGACTACGGCGGCAGCATCGAGAACCGCGCGCGCCTGCTGCTCGAGGTCACGCGCGCCGTCACCGGCGCGATCGGCGGCGGACGCACCGGCATTCGCCTGTCGCCGGTGACACCGGCCAACGATGTGCATGACGCCGATCCGCAGCCGCTGTTCGACTACGTGGTGCGCCAGCTCGCCACGCTGAACCTGGCCTATATCCACATCATCGAAGGCGCGACCGGCGGGCCGCGCGAAATCGCCGACCGGCCGTTCGACTATGCCGCGCTCAAGACCGCCTACCGCGAAGCCGGCGGCAAGGGCGCCTGGATGGTCAACAACGGCTACGACCAGGCACTGGCCAAGCAGGCGGTGGCGAACGGCGCCGACCTGATCGCCTTTGGCAAGCCCTACATCGCCAACCCGGATCTGGTGGAGCGCCTGCGCCGCAATGCGCCGCTCAACCTGCCCGACCAGGCCACCTTTTATGGCGGCGGCGCCAAGGGTTATACGGACTACCCAACGCTATAA
- a CDS encoding DUF1127 domain-containing protein, giving the protein MLLKPGFVWLNQALTRLRRHARFWRQRDDRRQVAELQGMSARELNDLGIGRGEIPYLLLSRGPDREEGKRG; this is encoded by the coding sequence ATGTTGTTAAAGCCGGGTTTTGTTTGGTTGAACCAGGCGCTGACCCGCCTGCGCCGTCACGCGCGTTTCTGGCGTCAGCGCGATGACCGCAGGCAGGTGGCCGAGCTGCAGGGCATGAGCGCGCGGGAACTCAATGATTTGGGGATAGGGCGGGGGGAGATACCGTATCTGCTGCTGAGCCGGGGGCCGGACCGCGAGGAGGGGAAGAGAGGATGA
- a CDS encoding class II aldolase/adducin family protein, whose protein sequence is MNIPSLKKTVSAEEWQLRCDLAACYRLVALYGWSDLVFTHISAKLPEEVAGPGAHHFLINPYGLMFDEITASSLVKVDGQCNKVIDSPFPVNPAGFVIHSAVHDARPDAGCVLHTHTRAGVAVSAQKCGVLPISQQSTFVLASLAYHDYEGVAFRGEERPRLQADLGSANFLMLRNHGLLVVGKTIADAFLNMYIFENTCRIQLDAQAGGELILVNPQIIQGVSEALRVQTGGMGGAFAWPSLIRRLERLDDSYRT, encoded by the coding sequence GTGAACATCCCATCCCTGAAAAAAACCGTCAGCGCCGAGGAATGGCAGTTGCGCTGCGACCTCGCCGCCTGCTACCGCCTGGTAGCGCTCTATGGCTGGAGCGACCTGGTGTTCACCCACATCAGCGCCAAGCTGCCAGAGGAGGTAGCAGGCCCGGGCGCGCACCACTTCCTGATCAACCCCTACGGCCTGATGTTCGACGAGATCACCGCCTCCAGCCTGGTCAAGGTCGACGGGCAGTGCAACAAAGTCATTGACTCGCCCTTCCCGGTCAACCCGGCCGGTTTCGTGATTCACAGCGCGGTGCACGACGCCCGGCCCGACGCCGGCTGCGTGCTGCACACCCACACGCGCGCCGGCGTCGCGGTCAGTGCGCAAAAGTGCGGCGTGCTGCCGATCAGCCAGCAGTCCACCTTTGTGCTGGCCTCGCTGGCCTACCACGACTACGAGGGCGTCGCCTTTCGCGGCGAGGAAAGGCCGCGCCTGCAGGCCGATCTGGGGTCCGCCAATTTTTTGATGCTGCGCAACCATGGCCTGCTGGTGGTGGGCAAGACCATTGCCGACGCCTTTTTGAACATGTACATATTTGAAAACACCTGCCGCATCCAGCTCGACGCGCAGGCCGGCGGCGAACTCATCCTGGTCAATCCGCAGATCATCCAGGGCGTGTCGGAAGCCCTGCGCGTGCAGACGGGCGGCATGGGCGGCGCCTTTGCCTGGCCCTCGCTGATCCGCAGGCTGGAGCGGCTGGACGACAGCTACCGCACATAA
- a CDS encoding NAD-dependent succinate-semialdehyde dehydrogenase: MPLTLSQTDLLRQQNFINHQWQDAQSGARLPVSDPATGLDFAHVPDSGAADALAAVDAAHAVFPAWRARSARERAQFLKRWHALILANQHDLGRLISREQGKPLAEGVGEVAYAASYVEWFAEEATRTYGDMIPEPARGRKLMVVKEPVGVVAAITPWNFPAAMIARKIAPALAAGCTVVAKPAEDTPLTSLALVLLAQQAGLPPGVLNMVTASREKTPEVVDVWLADARVRKITFTGSTPVGKHLARESAGTLKKLSLELGGNAPFIVFDDADIDAAVNGLMVAKFRNGGQTCVCPNRVFVQDAVHDAFVEKLRARVGALKVGPASAPDSQIGPMINARAVEKIERHVADAVAKGARIAVGGQRMEGAAYASPNYYAPTVLTGAHSGMACSLEETFGPVVPVTRFGSEAEVIAAANDTPFGLAAYFYSSNIARVWRMADALESGIVGINEGALAAEVAPFGGVKESGYGREGSRYGLEDYMHTKYLCQGLV, from the coding sequence ATGCCTTTGACCCTCTCCCAGACCGATCTGCTGCGCCAGCAGAACTTTATCAACCACCAATGGCAGGATGCGCAAAGTGGCGCCAGGCTGCCGGTCAGCGACCCGGCCACGGGCCTTGACTTTGCCCATGTGCCCGATAGCGGCGCGGCCGATGCGCTGGCTGCCGTGGATGCCGCGCATGCGGTGTTCCCGGCCTGGCGTGCGCGCAGTGCGCGTGAACGCGCGCAGTTTCTGAAACGCTGGCATGCGCTCATCCTGGCCAACCAGCATGACCTGGGCCGGCTGATCTCGCGCGAGCAGGGCAAACCGCTGGCTGAAGGCGTGGGCGAGGTCGCTTATGCCGCCAGTTATGTCGAGTGGTTTGCCGAAGAGGCGACCCGCACCTATGGCGACATGATTCCCGAGCCCGCGCGCGGCCGCAAACTCATGGTGGTCAAGGAGCCGGTTGGTGTGGTGGCCGCCATCACGCCCTGGAACTTTCCCGCCGCCATGATCGCGCGCAAGATTGCGCCGGCGCTGGCCGCCGGCTGCACCGTGGTCGCCAAACCGGCCGAAGACACGCCACTGACCTCGCTGGCGCTGGTGTTGCTCGCGCAACAGGCCGGCCTGCCGCCCGGCGTGCTGAATATGGTCACCGCCTCGCGCGAAAAAACACCTGAAGTCGTGGATGTCTGGCTGGCCGACGCACGTGTGCGCAAGATCACCTTCACCGGCTCCACGCCGGTCGGCAAACACCTGGCGCGCGAGTCTGCGGGTACGCTGAAAAAGCTCTCGCTGGAATTGGGCGGCAATGCGCCGTTCATCGTCTTTGACGATGCCGATATCGATGCGGCGGTCAATGGCCTGATGGTCGCCAAGTTCCGCAACGGCGGCCAGACCTGCGTCTGCCCCAACCGTGTGTTTGTGCAGGACGCCGTGCATGACGCGTTTGTGGAAAAACTGCGGGCGCGTGTGGGTGCGCTCAAGGTCGGGCCGGCCAGCGCGCCCGACTCGCAGATCGGGCCCATGATCAACGCGCGCGCAGTGGAGAAGATCGAACGCCATGTCGCCGATGCCGTGGCCAAGGGCGCGCGCATCGCGGTGGGCGGCCAACGCATGGAGGGCGCGGCTTATGCTAGCCCCAACTACTATGCGCCCACCGTGCTGACCGGTGCTCATTCCGGCATGGCCTGCTCGCTGGAAGAAACCTTTGGCCCGGTGGTGCCAGTGACGCGCTTTGGCAGCGAAGCCGAGGTGATAGCCGCCGCCAACGACACGCCGTTTGGCCTGGCGGCGTATTTTTATTCCAGCAATATCGCGCGCGTCTGGCGCATGGCCGATGCGCTGGAGAGCGGCATCGTCGGCATCAACGAAGGCGCACTGGCCGCCGAAGTTGCGCCCTTCGGCGGCGTCAAGGAGTCCGGTTATGGCCGTGAAGGTTCACGTTACGGACTCGAAGACTACATGCACACCAAATACCTGTGCCAGGGCCTCGTTTAA
- a CDS encoding DUF1328 family protein, with translation MLKYAIIFAVISLIAGALGFGGVAAGAAGIAKILFGLFLILAVIFVVLAALGVGAVRKGMK, from the coding sequence ATGCTCAAGTACGCGATTATTTTTGCGGTGATTTCACTGATAGCCGGCGCCCTGGGTTTTGGCGGGGTGGCGGCAGGCGCCGCCGGCATTGCCAAGATCCTGTTTGGCCTGTTCCTGATTCTGGCGGTCATTTTTGTGGTGCTCGCCGCACTGGGCGTGGGTGCGGTCAGGAAAGGCATGAAGTAA
- the rsmG gene encoding 16S rRNA (guanine(527)-N(7))-methyltransferase RsmG gives MRGGEQDLRAGLKALQLELTDSQVGQLLDYQDLIGKWTKVYNLTAVRDPVEMMTHHLLDSLAAVPPLRRHLRKTGQEQGACLLDVGSGAGLPGVVIAICCPEVAVTCVDTVAKKAAFIKQAALALKLPNLSGLHARVETITTLFDVICSRAFASLADFTQWSGDALASHGVWMAMKGKQPAEELASLPPTVEVFHVEQLQVPGLDAERCIVWMRCKSAAAGLDQQG, from the coding sequence ATGCGTGGCGGTGAGCAGGATTTGCGCGCCGGCCTGAAGGCGCTGCAACTGGAATTGACCGATAGCCAGGTCGGCCAGTTGCTGGACTACCAGGACCTGATCGGCAAATGGACCAAGGTGTACAACCTTACGGCGGTGCGCGACCCGGTGGAAATGATGACCCACCATCTGCTGGACAGCCTGGCGGCGGTGCCGCCGCTGCGGCGCCATTTGCGCAAAACCGGGCAGGAGCAGGGCGCCTGCCTGCTGGACGTGGGCTCGGGCGCCGGCCTTCCGGGCGTGGTGATCGCCATTTGTTGCCCGGAGGTCGCGGTGACCTGCGTGGACACGGTGGCCAAGAAGGCGGCTTTCATCAAGCAGGCTGCGCTGGCGTTGAAGCTGCCCAATCTCTCGGGTTTGCATGCGCGCGTGGAAACGATCACCACACTGTTTGATGTGATCTGTTCCCGCGCCTTTGCCTCGTTGGCCGATTTCACCCAATGGTCTGGCGATGCACTGGCGTCCCATGGCGTGTGGATGGCCATGAAGGGGAAGCAACCAGCGGAAGAATTGGCCTCCTTACCACCGACCGTGGAAGTGTTTCACGTGGAACAGTTGCAGGTGCCGGGGCTGGATGCCGAGCGCTGTATTGTCTGGATGCGGTGCAAGTCAGCTGCGGCAGGACTGGACCAGCAGGGCTAA
- a CDS encoding LysR family transcriptional regulator, which yields MRELNLDQLRTLVSIADLGTFSAAARALHLAQPTVSLHISELEARLGAQLVVRGGRSVVPTAAGAVLVERARRLLRDADDATDAVKRHVEGRLGRVRLGTSTGIVVHLLPRVLELMARAHPEIDVEVSILGSAETMERLGQGTLDVGLVATPQPARRELVMSHWRSDPMMAFIPTGWPAPKRITPPWLMDKPLIFNDSTTHMYRLTMEWFAKAGHTPRARIELNYTEAMKSLVVAGYGAALLPLEQAGAAATPNGVQVLPLKPALTRHTAVVHRPLAALDGATRNLLQTLAQFRQT from the coding sequence ATGCGTGAACTCAATCTGGACCAGCTGCGCACCCTCGTTTCCATCGCCGACCTGGGCACCTTCTCCGCCGCGGCACGGGCGCTGCATCTGGCGCAGCCCACGGTCAGCCTGCACATCAGCGAGCTGGAAGCCCGGCTGGGCGCACAGCTGGTGGTGCGCGGGGGCCGCAGCGTGGTACCCACGGCGGCCGGTGCCGTGCTGGTCGAGCGGGCGCGGCGCCTGCTGCGCGACGCCGATGACGCGACCGATGCCGTCAAGCGCCATGTAGAGGGGCGGCTAGGCCGCGTGCGGCTGGGCACCTCCACCGGCATCGTGGTGCATTTGCTGCCCCGGGTGCTGGAGCTCATGGCGCGCGCGCATCCCGAGATCGATGTGGAGGTCAGCATCCTCGGCTCCGCTGAAACCATGGAACGCCTGGGCCAGGGCACGCTGGATGTCGGATTAGTGGCTACGCCCCAGCCGGCGCGGCGCGAGCTGGTGATGAGCCACTGGCGCAGCGACCCCATGATGGCGTTCATCCCCACCGGCTGGCCGGCGCCCAAGCGCATCACGCCGCCCTGGCTGATGGACAAGCCCCTGATATTCAACGACTCGACCACGCACATGTACCGCCTGACCATGGAGTGGTTTGCCAAGGCCGGCCACACGCCCCGGGCGCGCATAGAGCTCAATTACACCGAGGCCATGAAGAGCCTGGTGGTGGCCGGCTATGGTGCGGCCCTGCTGCCGCTGGAGCAGGCGGGCGCTGCCGCCACTCCCAACGGCGTGCAGGTGCTGCCGCTCAAGCCCGCATTGACCCGCCACACCGCCGTGGTGCACAGGCCGCTGGCAGCCCTTGACGGGGCCACGCGCAACCTGCTGCAGACGCTGGCGCAGTTCCGGCAAACTTGA
- a CDS encoding YkgJ family cysteine cluster protein, protein MNCRSGCGACCIAPSISSPIPGMPEGKPAGVRCVQLDDANACRIFGQPGRPAVCGQLAPSAEMCGSNRTQALLYLARLETLTAPQ, encoded by the coding sequence ATGAACTGCCGATCCGGCTGCGGTGCCTGCTGCATTGCGCCGTCCATCAGCTCGCCCATTCCCGGCATGCCCGAAGGCAAGCCGGCCGGCGTGCGCTGCGTGCAGCTCGACGACGCCAATGCCTGCCGCATCTTCGGCCAGCCCGGGCGGCCGGCAGTCTGCGGGCAGCTGGCGCCCTCGGCAGAGATGTGCGGCAGCAACCGCACGCAAGCCCTGCTGTACCTTGCGCGACTGGAAACCCTGACCGCTCCGCAGTAA
- a CDS encoding AsmA family protein, with protein sequence MAKVFKWAVYVSLGLAVLLAAVAFTLHRWVSTDDFRQRVEHEASAALGMPVTLAGVAVDVWPLPAVALTGIVVQSKPPLTLERVEVRPQWQPLLQGRLAISTLLVRRAVLPQQGIDAVLLALQKKKQPASAKQGPKPKTPDPAPESAGLEGLPRRTVLDEVTWISAAGARTTVAAEAALADDGLPDSVSFKLLKGNLQGLRATLQREEPKPADNASKAGDAVVGEDRWALRVEVGGGKIEGRLALRRAPAGAPVKPGEALALQGQLQTRGVEVSALTAPAGALSGQLEATTSLNARAATTGGLVDALQSHTTFTVRNAVINGLDLAKAVQTVGLSRGGQTRLDTLAGQVNTQGRAAQLSNLVASSGVLSATGNVAISPAKALSGRVIVNVAGDSKVGQAIGGAVGVPLTVGGTLDKPEVTLSRSALLGAAIGTALLPGVGTGAGANLGDRVGEGFRSLFGK encoded by the coding sequence ATGGCAAAAGTTTTTAAGTGGGCGGTGTATGTTTCGCTGGGGCTGGCCGTCCTGCTGGCGGCGGTGGCCTTCACGCTGCACCGTTGGGTGAGCACGGACGATTTCAGGCAGCGCGTCGAGCATGAAGCCTCGGCGGCGTTGGGGATGCCGGTCACGCTGGCCGGGGTGGCCGTGGATGTGTGGCCCTTGCCCGCCGTCGCGCTGACCGGCATCGTGGTGCAGAGCAAGCCCCCCCTCACACTGGAGCGCGTGGAGGTGCGGCCCCAGTGGCAACCCCTGTTGCAGGGGCGCCTGGCGATTTCCACGCTGCTGGTGCGGCGGGCTGTGTTGCCGCAGCAGGGCATAGACGCGGTGTTGCTGGCGCTGCAGAAGAAAAAGCAGCCGGCGTCCGCCAAGCAGGGGCCCAAGCCAAAGACGCCTGACCCCGCGCCGGAGTCGGCGGGTCTGGAGGGCCTGCCGCGCCGCACGGTGCTGGACGAGGTGACCTGGATCAGTGCGGCCGGTGCGCGCACCACGGTGGCGGCGGAGGCCGCGCTGGCCGATGACGGCCTGCCCGACAGCGTGTCGTTCAAGCTGCTCAAGGGAAATCTGCAGGGACTGCGGGCCACGCTGCAACGTGAAGAGCCCAAACCCGCTGACAACGCGAGCAAGGCCGGCGATGCCGTTGTTGGCGAGGACCGCTGGGCCCTGCGGGTCGAGGTGGGCGGCGGCAAGATCGAGGGTCGGCTGGCCCTGCGTCGTGCGCCCGCGGGCGCCCCGGTCAAGCCCGGCGAGGCCCTGGCTCTGCAGGGCCAGCTGCAAACGCGTGGCGTCGAGGTGTCTGCGCTGACCGCACCGGCCGGTGCGCTGTCGGGCCAGCTGGAGGCGACCACCAGCCTGAACGCCCGGGCAGCGACCACGGGCGGCCTGGTGGATGCGCTGCAGAGCCACACCACGTTCACCGTGCGCAATGCGGTGATCAATGGCCTGGACCTGGCCAAGGCCGTACAAACCGTGGGCCTGAGCCGCGGCGGGCAGACGCGACTGGACACGCTGGCCGGGCAGGTCAACACCCAGGGCCGGGCGGCGCAGCTGAGCAACCTCGTGGCGAGCTCGGGCGTGCTGAGCGCCACCGGCAATGTGGCGATATCGCCGGCCAAGGCGCTGAGCGGGCGTGTCATTGTGAATGTGGCGGGCGACAGCAAGGTGGGCCAGGCCATTGGCGGCGCCGTGGGTGTGCCGCTGACGGTGGGCGGCACGCTGGACAAGCCCGAGGTGACGCTGTCGCGTTCGGCCCTGCTGGGCGCGGCCATTGGCACGGCGCTGCTGCCGGGTGTTGGCACCGGGGCCGGCGCCAACCTGGGCGATCGCGTGGGTGAGGGCTTTCGCAGCCTGTTCGGCAAATAA
- a CDS encoding NADPH-dependent FMN reductase yields MKLLIFAGSTRQNSFNRKLAHATAAMARASGAEVTHLELADLDVPMYNADLEAKGTPPDVMKLKQIMYEHPAWIICSPEYNGSYTALLKNTIDWASRPVPSDPAWTDGNKPFTGKVVGVLSASPGALGGLRSQSHLVPLLLNLHCWVAPKAFALSRAGEAFDADGQLPGEAHRKNVQAVIDQVLFAGSRLAR; encoded by the coding sequence ATGAAACTTCTCATCTTCGCCGGCAGCACCCGCCAGAACTCCTTCAACCGCAAGCTCGCCCATGCAACCGCCGCCATGGCACGGGCCAGCGGCGCCGAAGTCACCCACCTCGAACTGGCCGACCTCGATGTCCCGATGTACAACGCCGACCTGGAAGCCAAGGGCACGCCGCCGGATGTGATGAAGCTCAAGCAGATCATGTACGAGCACCCGGCCTGGATCATCTGCTCGCCGGAATACAACGGCAGCTACACCGCGCTGCTGAAAAACACCATCGACTGGGCCTCCAGGCCGGTCCCGTCGGACCCCGCCTGGACAGACGGCAACAAGCCCTTCACCGGCAAGGTGGTGGGCGTGCTCAGCGCCTCCCCCGGCGCCTTGGGCGGCCTGCGCTCGCAAAGCCACCTGGTGCCGCTGCTGCTCAACCTGCACTGCTGGGTAGCGCCCAAGGCCTTCGCCCTGAGCCGTGCCGGCGAGGCCTTCGATGCCGACGGCCAGCTGCCCGGCGAAGCCCATCGCAAGAACGTGCAGGCCGTCATAGACCAGGTGCTGTTCGCCGGCAGCCGCCTGGCGCGATAA